Below is a window of Bacteroidota bacterium DNA.
GAAAGTCTGAAAGTCCATAAAGTCGAAAGTCTGAAAGTCCATAAAGTTGAAAGTCAAAACTCTTAGTTTTTGGTTCTTAATTCTTCACTATTTCCCGGATTCTTACTGCCAAATTTAGTTTTACTATCTTTGCACCGTCAATGGTGACATCTACAAAAAAACATTCATTTTTTTATGGCTGATGATAAAAAAATCATCTTTTCGATGATTAATGTGGGCAAGACTTTTCCGCCCAATAAACAGGTTCTTAAGGGAATCTATCTTTCTTTTTACTATGGCGCCAAGATTGGCGTGATTGGCCTGAACGGCTCCGGGAAATCGACACTGCTGAAAATAATTGCAGGTCTCGAAAAATCCTTTGAAGGCGATGTAACGTTTTCTTCCGGCTATTCCATCGGTTATCTGTCGCAGGAACCTATTCTCGACGATACCAAAACGGTGAAGGAAATTGTACAGGAAGGTGCGCAGCATATTGTTGATATGCTCAAAGAATATGAGGAAATCAACCTGAAGTTTGCCGAGCCTATGAGTGATGACGCCATGAACAAACTCATTGAAAAGCAGGGCCGTCTTACCGAACTTATTGAACAGCACGATGCATGGGAAATTGATTCCAAGCTGGAACGCGCCATGGATGCACTTCGCTGTGCCGAAAGCGATATGCCGGTCAAGAATCTGTCGGGTGGTGAACGCCGCCGCGTAGCCTTGTGCCGCCTGCTGTTATCCGAACCCGATATTCTGCTGCTCGATGAGCCTACCAACCACCTCGATGCCGAATCCGTTGAATGGCTTGAAAATCATCTTCAAAACTACAAAGGAACTGTTATAGCCGTTACCCACGACAGGTATTTTCTGGATAACGTGGCAGGATGGATTCTTGAACTTGACCGTGGTGAAGGTATTCCGTATAAAGGAAATTACACATCCTGGCTGGAACAGAAATCAAAAAGGCTGGAGCTGGAAGAAAAAGGCGAAAGCCGCCGCCGCAAAACGCTGGAGCGTGAGCTGGACTGGGTGCGTATGGCACCGAAAGCGCGTCAGGCAAAATCAAAGGCAAGGGTAAACGCCTACGAAAAAATGCTGAACGAAGACGTGAAGCAGAAAGAAGAACGTCTCGAAATATTTATCCCGAACGGCCCGCGACTGGGTACTCTCGTAATTGAAGCACAGGGTGTTTCGAAATCTTTTGGCGATAAGGTATTGTTTGAGAATCTCAGCTTCATGCTGCCTCCGGGCGGTATAGTCGGCGTAATCGGACCCAACGGTGCCGGAAAAACAACGCTTTTCAGAATGATTATGGGCGTAGAACAGCCCGATGCAGGCACTTTCAGACTGGGCGATACGGTTAAGATAGGCTACGTTGACCAGAGCCACGTTGAAATTGACCCTGAAAAGAATGTGTGGGAAGTAATTTCAGGCGGTAATGAAATTATTGAGCTCGGTAAAAAGCAGATGAATTCCCGCGCATACGTTTCCCGTTTCAATTTCTCGGGTCCCGATCAGGGAAAGAAAGCCGGTGTGCTGTCGGGTGGTGAGCGAAACCGTTTGCATCTGGCGCTTACGCTGAAAACCGAAGCCAACGTGCTGCTGCTCGATGAGCCCACCAATGATATTGATGTGAACACACTCCGTGCGCTTGAAGAAGGTCTTGAAAGCTTTGCAGGCTGCGCGGTAGTTATCTCTCACGACAGGTGGTTCCTCGACCGCATTGCTACTCATATTCTGGCGTTTGAAGGCAATTCGGAAGTTTACTATTTTGAAGGTAGTTACTCCGAATATGAGGAAAACAAGCGCAAACGCCTGGGCGACGAAGGTCCGAAACGAATCAGGTACAAGAAAATAAAGTAAATAAGACTTTATTAAATTGAAAAAGAGCTGCCCGAACCCAATGGTTCTGACAGCTCTTTTCATTTCCGTACAATAACTACAGATTAATATTCTTGTCTTTGGGATATTTCACCGAATAACCCAGCGTCATTTTTTTGCTCTCAGCTGCTTTCAGTGTGAATTTCCATACCACCTTTCCGGTATCTTTATCTGCCATACCACCCGATACGTCTATTGTTTCCACTTCAATATCCTTGTCGGTGGTAACCGGAACCTGATCTTCTATGACGATACTGATGGCCTGTTTTTTCTTGTTCTTAACATTAATCTCGTATGTGTAAGTAACTTTTGTGTTAGCACCTAAAAATTTCGTGCTGCTCAAATCCTTCATTTTCTCGCGGGTAACGCTTATGCTCTTGTCGCGCCCCAGCGAAAAATCAAGGGTATCTTTGGTATAACGTGTATCAATGTAGGATTTGCCCACATAGGTTCCTTCGAAGAAAAGATTCATTTCGCCGGGAATAATATTATACTGTTCCCAGCCGGTAACGCGGGCAACCAGGAATGCGTCGTTATCAATCTTGGGGGCACAGTAGTACTCGAATATCGCGGGAAGCGAATTTTTCTGAACTTCTACCGTGTATTTTTTCCCATCGCAGGGAACCGTATAAGGAATGCTTATCTGGAACTCAATATTGGTCTGGTTTTCTGAAACCACGGTATAATCAGCGCCTGTCTTCGACTTAAAATTTTCATCGGATTCTTCTTTGTCGTATGCCCTTGCAGGCTTTGACTCTGCCACAACAACGGCATCATAAACAACGCCTCCGTTTCCATATCCGTAACCATAATTAAAGGTCAGATACCAGGGATTCAATACAGGCTTAGCACCGCTTTGCGTGGGATTCCCGGTGCACAGTGTAAGCTTCACATTGTTCCAGTCGCGCCCTGTTGTCTGGTATACATTTCCTTTGTAAGCCAGCTCTATCGGGCTGTTCACATCAACCGCGCGTAAATCGTAGGTTGGAACCCAGCCGGCATTGGCCACCAGATAACTCAACGTAAACTTTGCAGTTGTTGCAGCATCGGCACTTATAGAAACTACCACCTCACTTGTGGGCTGTCCCTGTTTTGCATTCAGCGTAGCAAGCTGATTTGACAGGGTTTCAATACGTGTACTCAGCTTCTGAATTTTTGCCGCAATATCCAGCTGATTCGTTTTAATATCAATCAGCCGAGTACGAAAATATTCCATCGCTTCTTTCAAATCGGTAGGTTTTATGCCTGCATCCTGCCCTCCTATAGCTTTGTTGGCAAGCAATATCACTTCTTCCTGCGTAAAAACAGTCTGCATAGCCTGCTGATAGGCAAGTTTTGTCTGAAGTTTTTCTATTGAATCTTCAATCGCAAGAACATCCTTAGTTTTTTCCTGACCGCTCAGATAATTGAGCTGATGAACCACCGACAGAATGGTAAAATCGCCTTCGCCTTTCAA
It encodes the following:
- the ettA gene encoding energy-dependent translational throttle protein EttA, with the translated sequence MADDKKIIFSMINVGKTFPPNKQVLKGIYLSFYYGAKIGVIGLNGSGKSTLLKIIAGLEKSFEGDVTFSSGYSIGYLSQEPILDDTKTVKEIVQEGAQHIVDMLKEYEEINLKFAEPMSDDAMNKLIEKQGRLTELIEQHDAWEIDSKLERAMDALRCAESDMPVKNLSGGERRRVALCRLLLSEPDILLLDEPTNHLDAESVEWLENHLQNYKGTVIAVTHDRYFLDNVAGWILELDRGEGIPYKGNYTSWLEQKSKRLELEEKGESRRRKTLERELDWVRMAPKARQAKSKARVNAYEKMLNEDVKQKEERLEIFIPNGPRLGTLVIEAQGVSKSFGDKVLFENLSFMLPPGGIVGVIGPNGAGKTTLFRMIMGVEQPDAGTFRLGDTVKIGYVDQSHVEIDPEKNVWEVISGGNEIIELGKKQMNSRAYVSRFNFSGPDQGKKAGVLSGGERNRLHLALTLKTEANVLLLDEPTNDIDVNTLRALEEGLESFAGCAVVISHDRWFLDRIATHILAFEGNSEVYYFEGSYSEYEENKRKRLGDEGPKRIRYKKIK
- a CDS encoding DUF4139 domain-containing protein, with amino-acid sequence MKKLIVVLFAVCLGISSFAQDKPKKVSTKIKEVTVFLSGAQVSETGETSLSSGANTIIFENLTADMNPQTIQLKGEGDFTILSVVHQLNYLSGQEKTKDVLAIEDSIEKLQTKLAYQQAMQTVFTQEEVILLANKAIGGQDAGIKPTDLKEAMEYFRTRLIDIKTNQLDIAAKIQKLSTRIETLSNQLATLNAKQGQPTSEVVVSISADAATTAKFTLSYLVANAGWVPTYDLRAVDVNSPIELAYKGNVYQTTGRDWNNVKLTLCTGNPTQSGAKPVLNPWYLTFNYGYGYGNGGVVYDAVVVAESKPARAYDKEESDENFKSKTGADYTVVSENQTNIEFQISIPYTVPCDGKKYTVEVQKNSLPAIFEYYCAPKIDNDAFLVARVTGWEQYNIIPGEMNLFFEGTYVGKSYIDTRYTKDTLDFSLGRDKSISVTREKMKDLSSTKFLGANTKVTYTYEINVKNKKKQAISIVIEDQVPVTTDKDIEVETIDVSGGMADKDTGKVVWKFTLKAAESKKMTLGYSVKYPKDKNINL